GATTTGCACCGGATCAGTGGTATATCGCGGATCGGTACCGAAATAGGCGGCTGCCTTAAAAAAGGTATCGAGCACCACAAAGAAGTGATCACTGTGGTTTCGGTTGAAAGACTCGATCTGAGCAAACATCGTCATTGTATGAGGGGCATCCAGCATAAATCCCTGGGAAAAAGAACAAAGCTTGATGGCCCGAATACCGGCGGCGTGCAGGGTGGTCATTTCGGCCTGAAGATCTTTGCATTCCGGGTGCAGCGTTCCCGCCGTATGTAAATAACCACATCCAGCTGCGGTGGCCATGGCGGTACGGTTGACTGCTGAAACCCCATCCGCACTGGCGGTGGGCAGCATCAGTGCGGCATGAACCCCTGCTCGGTCCAAGGCGGTCTCCAGGACTGCAGTTCCGATTCTTTGGCTTGCCTCACCGGCTTGAAGGTGCAGCTGGGCGACCATCTCAGGTTTGGCGGAAACATTTTCAATCACCTTTGGCGTAAAAAGATGTACATGTGCATCTATAATCATAAATAAATATCATCCGGCGTGTATGTCGCGCCTCAAAATACTCAGTCCACTTATAAACGAATGCTTCAGAAATTCCTACATCGCTTGGGTTATTCTTTATTATCCGTATCCGGTATGCCCAAAAAATAGAGCAACCCGGAAATATTGTCGCTGGTGATCACACCGTCACTGAAATCCTTTAAGATTTCTTTGGGATTGAAACCGATGGCTAAACCGGCATTACTGAACATAAAGCGGTCGTTTGAGCCATCGCCAACGGCAACGATCTGATCGGCGTCAATGCCCTCAATATCGGCGATTTGTTTCAGTAACTCGCCTTTTTTTTCCGCATCAATGATTTCTCCTTTTATTTTCCCTGTAACAACACCGTTTTCTATTTCAAGCTCATTGGCAAAAACGTAGTCCAGGTTAAGGAGCTTTTTAAGGTAGTCGGTAAAGAAACTAAACCCTCCTGAAATTACAGCGATCTTATATCCCATAAATCTAAGGGTTGAAATCAATTCCTCCGCCCCTGGTGTAAGTTTGATTGTGTTGCTCAACAATTCAAGCTTTTTTACAGGCAGTCCTTTTAGCAGTTTGACTCTCTCCTTCAAAGACTCTTGAAAATCCATGGCGCCGTTCATTGCCCTGTTGGTAATTTCTTTAACAACCTGATCCACACCGGCGGTCTTGGCCAGTTCATCAATCACTTCCTGCTGGATAATGGTACTGTCACAATCAAAAACAATGACACGCTTGGGCCTGGAAAAGACATTGTCGTTCCGCAGGGAAAAATCGAGTCCCAGTTCTTCGGTATGTCTGTACAATATCTTGCGAAGGGACTGGGTATGGGGTAAATCGCAAGTGTCAATGGTCATGTCTATGGCGATGTATTCACCACGGGCAATCATCTTGATCTGTTCTATGTTGATTGAGTTTTCAGATAGAATGCCTGAAATGGAAGCGACAATTCCTGGGCGATCACGGCCCATAAAGGTTAGTACCATTAACTTCTTGTTGGACTTACGGCGTCCGGCCACATATTTTTCGGTACGCAAGCCCAAATCAAAATGGGTGCTCACAGATTCAAGAGCCTGAACCATATCTTCATAGCTATATTTAGAAGTAACCAAATCCACCACCAGAAACATGGAAAAATGGCCCCTGACCGCTCGCGCATCAGCGTCCACGATATTGATGTTCAAATCGGCCAGAACGTTCGTCAATGAATGGACCAGGCCGGGTTTGTCTTTTCCCACCGCAGATATAACATAAAGAGAGCTCATCATTAATCCTTTAATATCATATAGTTATAAATTATTATACAAAATTAGAAGCGGTTATACCACATTTCACTTTAAAAGCAAATATTTCGAACGTCGCTGAAGCCCGGCTAACAAAAGCGAAGTAACAGTGCGGAAAGCAATAAGGAATTCATCCCGGCGGGAATAATAATTTTATATCAAAATATATTAAAGTGGTATTATAACCCCACAACGCAATTTGCCAGCTTTATTTAGCAACAGCCTCTTTTTGTGTCATGCGATATTGTTGCGAGTTGCGGGTTATAAAGGAAGGATTGTTTCCTATTAACAACTCGCAACACGCAACTCGTAACCCGCAACACTTACGGGATAGGCAAACAAATAAGTTAAAAAACACGTATGATGACTATCGATAAATGTCGTTGTCGGGGTAAACGCTGATTGATTTTTCTTCGCCAACGTTCCTGCCCTGAAAAAAAGGCGTCAACGGAAAAGGGTAAAATATTAAGCTCTTCTATCCCAGCTTGATTCTTTGTCACCAAAGCGAACTTATTGTTTGTCTCTACGTAAACTTTACCACCCAATATCTTTTTTTCAGTTTTTCCCTTTATTTTTCATGGCCTTATTCTCTGTCTGCAGTTCGTTGAGGAGATGTCCCAGAGGCCAATTTTGTGAAACAGGGGTCAGGGTGGCCCAAATTTGACTGGCAAACCCTGCCTCCCGATAGGCCGTCAGTAGACGATGCAACTCATTTTGGGTCAATCCGGACATGATCACAGCTCTCGGCATGTCTGAGGCGCCCGCAAATCCGGCTTTACTTTCATCGGTCAGCATATCACCGACGCTTTCTTCAAGATCATTTGAGGAAGCAAAAACGACCCGGGTATCTGATAGGCCGACCTGATCAACCAGGTTGAGAAAATCATTCCATGCTTCTTCAGGATAGCCGCAAACCAGCAATCCTTTGGGTCCGTACATGCGCTTATTCGATTTCCCTACCTTGGTAAACTGCTCTTTGTGCTTCAAGTTTTTATCTTACCTTTCCGTCCAGCTGGTTGTTGTTTTTCCTTTTATTCGTTTCTTATGAATGCCTTTATCGCCTCTTTGCAGCTTGGTCAACCCACCTATAGAATTTGCTCTTTGGTATGGGTGTATCCATCCATGACTGGTCAGGCCCTGGATCCTGGATAACTTCCTCGACCGGCTTGAGACGTGACAGGGGCTTTGAACTGACATATCCTTTGGCCGTCACCCATCGAACCTGTCGGGCTTTTTGTATGGCTCGGATGATGAGGTTGGTCATCTGACAATCACCAAGGCAGTAGTCCATTACTTTCTGCCAATTTCCTGCACGCCATTCCTTTGGTGCGTCTGCACCGTCCATGAGTTTTTGTTGTGAAATACCCATCGCTTGTGCCACATTCCCCAGGCTGACGGGAAAACCGGCCTGGTTGAAGAACTGAAACATGGGATCGTAACTCTTCAACGCGATACGGGCAGCGAGGGCCATATCATCGGCCTGATGTCCGATCCATTTCAGGTCGAAACCCAAGCCGTTCCACGCGCAGACCATGAATCCCTTCCGCTGCATCTCGTCAAGATACTCCAAAAGTTCATGTGCCCGCTTCGGCGTCAAATTTAACACCGGGCGACCTTCCTCATCCTCGGAATACCACACCCGCTCTTCTCCGGCATGGATTGCCGTTGCTGCCACCGAAATATGAAACGGCGCATACGTCTCCATGTCCTCATGTTGGCCCAGCTTGAAGACATCCGAAATTTCTATGTCAAAACTCAGCAAATTCATACTTCACTCTGGTTTTGTATAAGTGTTGAGATGGGATATTTAGTTAAGATCAGTCTGTTCTTTGTTTGCCATCTATTTGCGTTCGTTTCCTATTTTGCCCACTTTTTAATTTCATACGTTCGTTCCAGGTATCTTAATAGCTTATCCTGGACTTTCTTAAACACGGTCTTTTCAGCATAATTTCCCTGTTTATCCGGTTTCCCGGCCGGTATACCGGTTAATATCTCGATTCCTTCCTCAACAGTTGCCACCTGGTAGATGTGAAATTTCTTCTTTTTTACCGCATCAATCACTTCTTTTTTAAGCATGAGATTCTTTACATTGGCAACAGGAATGATCACCCCTTGTTTGCCGGTAAGTCCTTTGGTATTGCAAACGTCAAAAAATCCTTCGATCTTTTCATTCACACCGCCGATGGCTTGAATCATTCCCTTCTGGTTAACCGAACCGGTAACGGCAATCCCCTGATGGATGGGAATATCCGACAAACTGGAAAGAATGGCATACAGTTCGGTGGAAGATGCGCTGTCACCGTCAATACCCCCATAACTCTGCTCGAAGGTGATGCTGATGGAAAGACTCAAAGGATAATTCTGGGCAAAAGTCCGACCTAAAAAACCCGAAAGGATCAACATCCCTTTATCATGGGTTTTCCCGCTTAGCTTGGATTCCCGCTCAATATTAATAATACCCGCCTTGCCCATATAGGTTTCTGCGGTTATCCTTGATGGGCGACCAAATGCATTTTCCCCGATTTGGTACACAGCCAGGGCGTTCACCTGCCCCACGATATCATTTTTTACATCAATGAGTATGGTCTCATCTTTATAAGACTCATGAACCTTTTCTTCATACAGATTGTGTCTGAATTTATGTTCATTAAGGACTTTCTCCACATATTTTTCTGAAATAGTCCGGGCATTCTTTCCCCTCGCCCAATAGTCGGCCTCCTTTAATATTCCATGAATCTTTCCAAATCTTAAGGAAAGCTTATCTTTATGTGAAATTTGCTTTTCTCCGTATTCCACAATAGCAGCCACGCCTTTGGGCGATAGCGGAAGCAGGTTTTCTTCTGCACAGGTGCGGGCAACAAATTGGGCATATTGTTGGACCGTATTGTCGTTTCGTTCAACCTCATAATCAAAATCCGCCCGGACCTTAAAGATTTTATTGAATTTGGAATCGTGGTTTTGCAGCTTCTCAAACAGGTGATAGCTGCCGATTAATATGACTTTCACCTCCAAGGATATAGGCTCGGGACGGAGAGAAGAGGCACCCATTCCCATCCCCGATGCCAAATCTTCGATGAAAAGAAGCTTGTTCTGCAGTGCTCTTTTCAAGGCTTCCCACACATACGGGTTCATGAGGACGGACTCAATTTCCATGATCAGATAGCCACCGTTGGCCTTTAGCAGAGAACCGGCCTGAACCATGGTATAGTCGGTCATCAGGGTTCCCATATAGGCTCTTTTCTCAATGTGGCCGAAAACGTTATTATAGGTGGGGTTTGCTTCAAAAATAACCGGAGCGCCTTTTTGTTGTTTGTGATCGACCAGAACGTTGATCCGATATTCTTGAAAAGTGGGTTTGGAAGACTTTGAGAACAAACTTTCCCCTTTGTCCTTTTTGGAGTTGATAAAATCATTCACATTTTCCACAATATCTTCCTGAACCTCATTTAAATAATTTAAAATATCATGGCTGTCTTTGTAGCGATTTCTTAATATATCCATGTGGTTTTTCACCACAAACAGTGCCATTTCCTCCATTAATTTACTAATTTGTTTTCGCAGGTTATGGTTCAGCTTGTTGTTTTCCCTCAGAGTGGATTCGATCTCTGTTTGCAGTGAATGAATGTTTTTATTTATTTCAGTCCGCTTCTCCTCGGACAGTGCCTGAAAGGCCTCGGGCGACATCGGCTTTCCATCCACCAGCGGGATCGTTTGAAAGCCTGTTTGGGTTTTATTAATCATTAAATATTTTTCTGCCGCTGATTGATCCAGCTGTTGAAATAGTTGCTGTTGTTTTTTTGAATATTTTTCTTTGATTTCAGCGGTCTTTTCCTGGAATGACTCGTCTGTAAAGGCCTTCGGAAGCTCCACTTTGAGGTCATTAATCAACCGGTCGATCTGCTTTTTAAATAGATTCGCTTTGCCCGAGGGAACCGAAATTGTTTTGGGGCAAAATTCGTCTTTAAAATTATTCACCATGCACCAGTCATCCGGCGTCGGGCGCTTTTTAGCGTGCTGATTGACGATGTACTTGATAATGGTTGATTTCCCGGTACCTTCAACTCCCGAAACAAAGACATTATAACCCGGACTGTTCATGTTTAAGCCAAATTCAATGGCGCGAACCGCCCTCTCCTGCCCGATCACACCATCTAAGGGTGAAACCTGTCCCGTGTTTTTAAACTTAAATTGCGCCGGATTACATATTGACCTGAGTTTGGACGGGGGAAGTTCATACTCTTTTACCATGTGACTATCTCCTTTTGAGGCAATGACCATCAAGATGATGCCATGCTGATTTCACCATTTAACACGTTTTGTCCCATTCAAATCCTTGTTTTTTATTCCTCTTCCGCTAATCTCCTATAAAGATTACAGCTCGCATAAGAGTTCAGATTGGATCTTTCGTTAAGGAATCGCATACCTTCCTATTATAAATATTGCTAAATAATCCGGTAAAGCAAAGGGATTATGCCTGAAAGACTATGGCAGAAATCGGCAAGAACGTAAAGAACATATTCAACAAAACCAGCTTTTAATTGACAGAAAAGCTGTGGGCAAAGCACCGCATGATTCCGGTAAAGATGCTTTATATAGTGTCAGTTTCCGGACGTGGTTGAGCAATGAAAATATGCTTTTGGGTTATCTGAATCAGATTATAGACTTTTGAGAAAAAGAAATTGCTACCATAAGACTTTCATGAGTCAAATGCAAAGCTGAACTTTCTATTCCTCTTCTTTTCTGGTTACCGTATCAACAAATTTATCAATTTTGCGATACCTCGGTAGTCGTTTTTTCTATAACGCATGGGGGACTGCTCGCAAATGTGCAGTGGCACGATTTTTTGAGGCAAAATCCTTAAAGACTCTTTCAACGGCATCTTCAGAAATTTCCAGCACATTAGCCACATCAGTTATGGGTATATCGTGCTCCCATGCATAAAGGAGATAATCCAGCTTGGCAAATGGAATTCTGAAAAAAAACTCCTGATCGCTCACAGGAAGACTAAACGTATCCGGACTGGGTTGACGATTAATAATTTCCGGAGTGACTTCGAGATAGTCGGCCAATTGATATATTTGATTTTTGTAAAGATGGGTGAGTGGTTCAATATCAGTGCCCCCATCACCGTATTTGCAGAAATCTCCTAATATAAACTCTGTACGGTTGGTGGTTCCCACAACCAGAAGATTCCGTCGTTCCGCTTCAGCATAAAGATGCAACATTCGAGCTCTGATTTTTATATTTGCAAATGAGGTAATCGTACGAAATTCATCCAAATTCAACCGCTTTTTCTTTATTTCTCCATCAGGCATTTGAACTTGAAGATTATAAAAATTAAAGCTATCTCGTTCCAGCAGATCAATCGGAAGCGCTATATTGTACTTATAACCAGGTTTATACTCTGGAATCAGTTTCTGCATAAACTCGTCCCGCCATTTATAATGAGCCACGCTATCCACCGTGGGTGTAATGTTAATCTGACGATGTTCTATACCCAAAGCCTGGGCATGTTTTATGGCATATTCACTGCTGATTGGATTGGTCTCCGTTTCAGGCAGAACAAGTCCCACCACTCTTTCTTTTCCTATCGCATGCACTGCAACCGCTGCGATACAGGCGGAATCAATGCCAC
This genomic window from Thermodesulfobacteriota bacterium contains:
- a CDS encoding amidohydrolase family protein, yielding MIIDAHVHLFTPKVIENVSAKPEMVAQLHLQAGEASQRIGTAVLETALDRAGVHAALMLPTASADGVSAVNRTAMATAAGCGYLHTAGTLHPECKDLQAEMTTLHAAGIRAIKLCSFSQGFMLDAPHTMTMFAQIESFNRNHSDHFFVVLDTFFKAAAYFGTDPRYTTDPVQINQLVRKFSGITFVGAHMGGLTAPFEKIIRCLPPADNLYLDTSNAAHTLKETEFIQLLRVHGPDRIMFGTDWPWFDPGEEILLIDGLLDRAGYAANDKAKVFGGNIAELLAIADKASSGDNAA
- the serB gene encoding phosphoserine phosphatase SerB — encoded protein: MMSSLYVISAVGKDKPGLVHSLTNVLADLNINIVDADARAVRGHFSMFLVVDLVTSKYSYEDMVQALESVSTHFDLGLRTEKYVAGRRKSNKKLMVLTFMGRDRPGIVASISGILSENSINIEQIKMIARGEYIAIDMTIDTCDLPHTQSLRKILYRHTEELGLDFSLRNDNVFSRPKRVIVFDCDSTIIQQEVIDELAKTAGVDQVVKEITNRAMNGAMDFQESLKERVKLLKGLPVKKLELLSNTIKLTPGAEELISTLRFMGYKIAVISGGFSFFTDYLKKLLNLDYVFANELEIENGVVTGKIKGEIIDAEKKGELLKQIADIEGIDADQIVAVGDGSNDRFMFSNAGLAIGFNPKEILKDFSDGVITSDNISGLLYFLGIPDTDNKE
- a CDS encoding DUF3783 domain-containing protein, producing MKHKEQFTKVGKSNKRMYGPKGLLVCGYPEEAWNDFLNLVDQVGLSDTRVVFASSNDLEESVGDMLTDESKAGFAGASDMPRAVIMSGLTQNELHRLLTAYREAGFASQIWATLTPVSQNWPLGHLLNELQTENKAMKNKGKN
- a CDS encoding ribonuclease H-like domain-containing protein, giving the protein MNLLSFDIEISDVFKLGQHEDMETYAPFHISVAATAIHAGEERVWYSEDEEGRPVLNLTPKRAHELLEYLDEMQRKGFMVCAWNGLGFDLKWIGHQADDMALAARIALKSYDPMFQFFNQAGFPVSLGNVAQAMGISQQKLMDGADAPKEWRAGNWQKVMDYCLGDCQMTNLIIRAIQKARQVRWVTAKGYVSSKPLSRLKPVEEVIQDPGPDQSWMDTPIPKSKFYRWVDQAAKRR
- a CDS encoding AAA family ATPase; this translates as MVKEYELPPSKLRSICNPAQFKFKNTGQVSPLDGVIGQERAVRAIEFGLNMNSPGYNVFVSGVEGTGKSTIIKYIVNQHAKKRPTPDDWCMVNNFKDEFCPKTISVPSGKANLFKKQIDRLINDLKVELPKAFTDESFQEKTAEIKEKYSKKQQQLFQQLDQSAAEKYLMINKTQTGFQTIPLVDGKPMSPEAFQALSEEKRTEINKNIHSLQTEIESTLRENNKLNHNLRKQISKLMEEMALFVVKNHMDILRNRYKDSHDILNYLNEVQEDIVENVNDFINSKKDKGESLFSKSSKPTFQEYRINVLVDHKQQKGAPVIFEANPTYNNVFGHIEKRAYMGTLMTDYTMVQAGSLLKANGGYLIMEIESVLMNPYVWEALKRALQNKLLFIEDLASGMGMGASSLRPEPISLEVKVILIGSYHLFEKLQNHDSKFNKIFKVRADFDYEVERNDNTVQQYAQFVARTCAEENLLPLSPKGVAAIVEYGEKQISHKDKLSLRFGKIHGILKEADYWARGKNARTISEKYVEKVLNEHKFRHNLYEEKVHESYKDETILIDVKNDIVGQVNALAVYQIGENAFGRPSRITAETYMGKAGIINIERESKLSGKTHDKGMLILSGFLGRTFAQNYPLSLSISITFEQSYGGIDGDSASSTELYAILSSLSDIPIHQGIAVTGSVNQKGMIQAIGGVNEKIEGFFDVCNTKGLTGKQGVIIPVANVKNLMLKKEVIDAVKKKKFHIYQVATVEEGIEILTGIPAGKPDKQGNYAEKTVFKKVQDKLLRYLERTYEIKKWAK
- the nadE gene encoding NAD(+) synthase, whose amino-acid sequence is MIFNLDVLKIDPAQQLETLSKFIVEQMNVVFRRKGVIVGLSGGIDSACIAAVAVHAIGKERVVGLVLPETETNPISSEYAIKHAQALGIEHRQINITPTVDSVAHYKWRDEFMQKLIPEYKPGYKYNIALPIDLLERDSFNFYNLQVQMPDGEIKKKRLNLDEFRTITSFANIKIRARMLHLYAEAERRNLLVVGTTNRTEFILGDFCKYGDGGTDIEPLTHLYKNQIYQLADYLEVTPEIINRQPSPDTFSLPVSDQEFFFRIPFAKLDYLLYAWEHDIPITDVANVLEISEDAVERVFKDFASKNRATAHLRAVPHAL